The following coding sequences are from one Diabrotica virgifera virgifera chromosome 2, PGI_DIABVI_V3a window:
- the LOC126879463 gene encoding m7GpppN-mRNA hydrolase, giving the protein MGETENVETRTVKHSIPIDILNDLLTRFIICVPESAKQNLIRICFQIELAHWFYLDFYVGNDSRLKACSIYEFAAHVFQHIPHLKPESHKLNEIMEKWKEYKQSVPTYGAIMLSENLSHVLLVQSYWAKSSWSFPKGKVNEEEDPAHCAVREVLEETGFDISKYIDPDDYIQSTINDQLVRLYIVKNIPMATKFSPKTRCEIKACSWFPVTDLPMSKKDATPKTKMGVNANAFFMVLPFVKRLKQICNGSTIQPRHRHKSASFCESDVVHPRHRTKSMHKADTDDVRHIKKRQEKKQQHHLKRQLFTDDDNFETQFCAPSWLNFKFDKIAIMECMP; this is encoded by the exons GAGGTTTATAATATGTGTGCCAGAATCTGCCAAACAGAATTTAATAAGGATTTGTTTTCAAATCGAATTGGCTCATTGGTTCTATTTGGACTTCTACGTTGGAAATGATAGCCGGTTGAAGGCTTGTAGCATTTATGAATTTGCCGCCCATGTATTTCAG CACATCCCTCACCTCAAACCAGAGAGCCATAAACTCAatgagattatggaaaaatggAAGGAGTACAAACAAAGTGTACCTACCTATGGGGCCATAATGCTTTCTGAAAATTTATCTCATGTTCTTCTCGTCCAAAGCTACTGGGCGAAATCTTCCTGGAGTTTCCCGAAAGGTAAAGTAAATGAAGAAGAAGATCCTGCTCATTGCGCTGTCAGGGAGGTGCTGGAGGAAACCGGTTTTGATATTAGCAAGTATATAGATCCTGATGATTACATCCAGTCTACAATTAATGATCAGTTGGTCAG GTTATATATAGTCAAGAACATCCCTATGGCAACGAAATTCAGTCCAAAAACAAGATGCGAGATAAAAGCATGCTCGTGGTTTCCTGTCACAGACTTACCGATGAGCAAAAAGGATGCCACACCTAAGACCAAAATGGGAGTGAATGCTAACGCCTTTTTCATGGTGTTACCTTTCGTGAAAAGACTGAAGCAAATTTGTAACGGAAGTACAATTCAACCGAGGCATCGGCACAAATCAGCCAGTTTTTGTGAGAGCGATGTGGTACATCCGAGGCATAG GACCAAATCAATGCATAAGGCAGACACCGACGATGTAAGGCATATCAAAAAACGTCAAGAGAAAAAACAACAGCACCATTTGAAAAGACAGTTGTTCACCGATGACGACAATTTCGAAACTCAGTTCTGTGCTCCCTCGTGGCTCAATTTTAAATTTGACAAAATTGCCATCATGGAATGCATGCCATAA